The Fulvia fulva chromosome 1, complete sequence region CATGTCGAATATCAGCGCCGGTGGTGCGCAAACCGAGGGCGGAGAGGCTGTCATGGCTTCGTGAAGTTGTGTGAACGATGTTCATGCGTTATGTATATGTACAGGTTCTAGATGATGCATTGGTTCTGTGATCCCGGCCACGCTGGCCATGCTTATGCAAATAATGGTACATTACTCATAGATCTCATCGCATCTCGTTCCAATCTATCGCATTCGTCACATGCGTGCCCACGGCGCCGGCTGGAAAGACCTCTCACTCCTCAACCGACCCTGCGCGCTCTGCAAAGCCTCAACCAAGGCCGGCAGCGTCTCCTCCAAAGGCAACGCACACCTCACACCCTCAGCGCCATCAGTTCCCATCGGCACATCCTTGAAAAAGTTCTCCTCCCCTCTGACCCCTCCTTGATTGACAGCCGCAATAGCCTTCCCCTGCTCCTTCGCCCTCTTAACAAGTCTCCACGCAGAGTACGTCGCCAGCGAGGACCCCAAGACCAAAAGCCGACTCGCCTCATCCACTGCGTGCTCGACGTCAAGTTTGACCTGGTTGGGGATGGATTCTCCGAACATGATCACCGCAGGTTTTAAGATACCTGCTGTGGAGCCAGTAGCCCAGGCGCCGTCGTCGGTGGTCTGAATTTGATCGTTGAGTTCCGTGTTGGCGAGACATTTGGGACAGGGTGGGTATCTGAATGTTCCATATTCCACGCCAGGGACATCGACATCTCCATCCGGGTTCGTTTTCAAGCCAAGTTTCCTTCTTTCCGCTGGGTCTTCTGTAGAGAGTGCGCCGCTTTCCAGCATTTCTGCCAAGAACGCAGACCAGGAGGGATTCATCCGCGAGAGGTCATCCTGAAAGGCGTCGCGGCTATACTCGCTTCGACATGTGAGGCAGACTGTGCTGCGGAGGTATCCGTGTAGTTCCAGCGTTTTGAGACTGGGGTGTGCTTTCGGATGGAAAGAGTCGACATTCTGGGTGACGACTTGGTCTACATGACCCAGCTCTCCTAGCTGGCCAACGGCATAGTGTGCTAGGTTTGGTTTCGAGCGATGAAGGGTCGTCCAGCCCAGGTACGAGCGTGCCCAGTATCGTTTTCGCGCTTCGTGGGAGGCGGAGAACTCGTGGAAGTAGATGGGTCGGTAGGTCTTGTTTAGGGTGTAGGTGCCATTTGTGCCTCTATAGTCTGCGAGGCCGGAGGCTACCGATATGCCTGCGCCAGAGAGGATGAGGGCCTTGCCATTGCTATTGTCGTTGTGTCGCGTTGCAGACAGGAAGTTGT contains the following coding sequences:
- a CDS encoding NAD-dependent protein deacylase SIR4, whose protein sequence is MPLMRIPYTAPLPSPTVIPPTAANLTGAIEALHNFLSATRHNDNSNGKALILSGAGISVASGLADYRGTNGTYTLNKTYRPIYFHEFSASHEARKRYWARSYLGWTTLHRSKPNLAHYAVGQLGELGHVDQVVTQNVDSFHPKAHPSLKTLELHGYLRSTVCLTCRSEYSRDAFQDDLSRMNPSWSAFLAEMLESGALSTEDPAERRKLGLKTNPDGDVDVPGVEYGTFRYPPCPKCLANTELNDQIQTTDDGAWATGSTAGILKPAVIMFGESIPNQVKLDVEHAVDEASRLLVLGSSLATYSAWRLVKRAKEQGKAIAAVNQGGVRGEENFFKDVPMGTDGAEGVRCALPLEETLPALVEALQSAQGRLRSERSFQPAPWARM